In one window of Agrobacterium larrymoorei DNA:
- a CDS encoding DeoR/GlpR family DNA-binding transcription regulator, whose product MHESERHRIILSAVQEKPVVTVQDIAELTDASEATIRRDIASLHVQGKLRRVRGGAEAVHPPQLGNLAARPFRVSESVNIDKKRAIARKAVDLCEEGDAIIINGGTTTFQMVHYMSARRLQVMTNSFAIAEHLVKHSKCNVSVPGGAIYRDQSLILSPFENDAIRNFYARRIFIGAQGVGALGIMESDALVIQSEQKLMRQAEELIVMIDSSKFRKRSSLILTPLETVSTIITDEDISDEAARMVEAAGVTLVIAGATASQAGRPPTEEDSASVA is encoded by the coding sequence ATGCACGAGAGCGAACGCCATCGCATTATCCTAAGCGCCGTACAGGAAAAGCCTGTGGTGACGGTACAGGATATTGCCGAATTGACGGATGCGTCCGAGGCGACGATCCGGCGCGATATCGCATCTCTGCACGTTCAGGGAAAGCTGCGCCGCGTGCGTGGCGGAGCCGAAGCGGTGCACCCGCCGCAGCTTGGGAATCTCGCGGCACGCCCGTTCCGCGTGTCGGAATCGGTCAATATCGACAAGAAACGCGCAATTGCACGCAAGGCGGTGGACCTTTGCGAAGAGGGTGACGCCATCATCATCAATGGCGGCACCACGACGTTCCAGATGGTGCATTACATGTCTGCGCGGCGCTTGCAGGTAATGACAAATTCGTTTGCGATTGCCGAACATCTGGTGAAGCATTCCAAGTGCAATGTCAGTGTGCCGGGCGGGGCGATCTATCGCGACCAGAGCCTGATCCTGTCGCCTTTCGAGAATGACGCGATCCGTAATTTTTATGCGCGGCGCATCTTCATCGGCGCGCAGGGTGTGGGCGCACTCGGCATCATGGAATCGGACGCGCTGGTGATCCAGAGCGAGCAAAAGCTGATGCGGCAGGCGGAAGAGCTGATCGTGATGATCGACAGCTCCAAGTTCCGCAAACGCTCAAGCCTCATCCTGACGCCACTGGAAACGGTTTCGACCATCATTACCGATGAGGATATTTCAGACGAGGCGGCGCGCATGGTGGAAGCCGCTGGCGTGACGCTGGTCATTGCCGGGGCGACAGCTTCGCAGGCGGGAAGACCGCCGACAGAGGAGGATTCCGCTTCGGTTGCTTGA
- the rhaS gene encoding rhamnose ABC transporter substrate-binding protein — MKLTRRKLTQALALSVAIGVAGFGGMAQAKDMKIALVVKSLGNGFFEAANKGAQEAAKELGGVEIIYTGPTTTTAEGQIEVINSLIAQGVDAIAISANDPDAVVPALKKAAQRGIKVISWDSGVAPEGRILQLNPSSNALIGKMCLQLAADHLEGGKGDFAILSATTTSTNQNIWIDEMKKQLKDFPGLNLVTTVYGDDLADKSYREAQGLLTSQPNVKVIVAPTTVGVLAASQAVKDAGKIGQVFVTGLGLPSEMAGAIKSGATKEFAIWNPIDLGYSATQIAYHLVKGDADGKPGSEIEAGRMGKIKVGENSEAAMADPFVYDAKNIDQFSKIF; from the coding sequence ATGAAACTTACACGCAGAAAATTGACACAAGCGCTGGCCCTTAGTGTTGCGATCGGCGTAGCAGGCTTCGGCGGCATGGCGCAGGCCAAGGACATGAAGATCGCGCTGGTCGTCAAGTCGCTCGGCAACGGCTTCTTCGAGGCGGCCAATAAAGGCGCGCAGGAAGCAGCAAAAGAACTTGGCGGCGTAGAAATCATCTATACCGGCCCGACCACCACCACCGCCGAAGGCCAGATCGAAGTGATCAATTCGCTGATCGCTCAAGGCGTAGATGCAATCGCCATCTCCGCCAACGACCCGGATGCGGTCGTGCCTGCCCTGAAGAAGGCCGCGCAGCGCGGCATCAAGGTTATTTCCTGGGATTCGGGTGTAGCGCCTGAAGGCCGTATTCTTCAGCTCAACCCTTCTTCCAACGCCCTGATCGGCAAGATGTGCCTGCAGCTGGCGGCAGACCATCTGGAAGGCGGCAAGGGTGATTTCGCCATTCTGTCTGCCACCACCACCTCCACGAACCAGAATATCTGGATCGATGAGATGAAGAAGCAGCTGAAGGACTTCCCCGGCCTCAACCTCGTAACCACGGTTTACGGTGACGATCTGGCCGACAAGAGCTACCGCGAAGCGCAGGGCCTGCTCACCTCGCAGCCGAATGTAAAGGTTATCGTTGCCCCGACCACAGTCGGCGTTCTGGCCGCCTCTCAGGCGGTGAAGGATGCGGGCAAAATCGGTCAGGTCTTCGTCACGGGTCTCGGGCTTCCTTCGGAAATGGCGGGCGCGATCAAGTCCGGTGCAACGAAGGAATTCGCCATCTGGAACCCGATCGACCTCGGCTACTCCGCCACCCAGATCGCCTATCATCTCGTGAAGGGCGATGCCGATGGTAAGCCCGGTTCGGAAATCGAAGCCGGTCGCATGGGCAAGATCAAGGTCGGTGAAAACAGCGAAGCGGCCATGGCTGATCCGTTCGTTTACGATGCGAAGAACATCGATCAGTTTTCGAAGATTTTCTGA
- a CDS encoding sugar ABC transporter ATP-binding protein produces the protein MTDATAPYAQAMGSSAPILEMRGISQIFPGVKALDGVDIRLYPGKVTALIGENGAGKSTLVKILTGIYRPNEGEILLDGQPVNFHSAQDAIDAGVTAIHQETVLFDELSVGENIFLGHAPKGKFGLIDWKTINEKSRALLERLESKIDPTIRLKDLSIAQRHLVAIARALSVEARIVIMDEPTAALSRKEIDDLFRIVENLKRQGKAILFISHKFDEVYEIAENYAVFRDGRMVGAGELAATPQNEIVRLMVGRDVKDAFPKQSVNIGGTVLSIRDYSHETEFRGISLDLRKGEILGLYGLIGAGRSELCQSLFGITRPASGTLALDGQTISIRSPEDAIRAGIVYVPEERGRHGLALEMPIYQNMSLPSLARTSRKGFLKAAEEFALARKYASRLDLRAAALSVPVGTLSGGNQQKVVIGKWLATQPKVIILDEPTKGIDIGSKAAVHGFISELAAEGLSIIMISSELPEILGMSDRAIVMREGLMAGTFERAEFSPEKLVRAATGNA, from the coding sequence ATGACCGATGCGACAGCGCCTTACGCACAGGCAATGGGAAGTTCAGCTCCCATTCTGGAAATGCGCGGCATCAGCCAGATTTTCCCCGGCGTCAAAGCGCTGGATGGCGTCGACATCCGGCTCTATCCTGGCAAGGTCACGGCGCTCATCGGCGAAAACGGTGCGGGGAAATCCACGCTGGTCAAAATCCTGACCGGCATTTACCGGCCCAATGAGGGCGAAATCCTGCTGGATGGGCAGCCGGTGAATTTTCACAGCGCGCAGGATGCCATCGATGCGGGCGTGACGGCGATCCATCAGGAAACGGTGCTGTTCGATGAGTTGTCGGTGGGCGAAAACATATTCCTCGGCCATGCGCCGAAGGGTAAATTCGGGCTGATCGACTGGAAGACGATCAACGAGAAATCGCGGGCGCTGCTGGAACGGCTGGAAAGCAAGATCGACCCGACGATACGGCTGAAGGATTTGTCGATTGCGCAGCGGCATCTGGTGGCGATTGCGCGCGCGCTATCGGTGGAAGCGCGCATCGTCATCATGGACGAGCCGACGGCGGCGCTGTCGCGCAAGGAAATCGATGACCTGTTCCGCATTGTCGAGAACCTGAAACGGCAGGGCAAGGCGATCCTTTTCATCAGCCACAAATTCGATGAGGTCTACGAAATCGCCGAGAATTATGCCGTCTTCCGCGATGGGCGGATGGTGGGTGCGGGCGAGCTTGCCGCCACGCCGCAGAACGAGATCGTGCGGTTGATGGTGGGTCGCGATGTGAAGGATGCTTTTCCCAAGCAGAGCGTGAACATTGGCGGCACGGTGCTGTCGATCCGAGATTACAGCCATGAGACGGAGTTTCGTGGCATTTCGCTCGATCTGCGCAAGGGGGAAATTCTGGGGCTCTACGGGCTGATCGGCGCGGGGCGCTCGGAGCTTTGCCAGTCGCTGTTCGGCATCACTCGGCCAGCCTCCGGCACGCTGGCGCTGGACGGGCAGACGATTTCCATCCGCTCGCCGGAAGATGCGATCCGGGCGGGCATCGTCTATGTGCCGGAAGAGCGCGGGCGTCATGGGCTGGCGCTGGAGATGCCGATTTACCAGAACATGTCGCTGCCTTCGCTGGCCCGAACATCGCGAAAAGGCTTTCTGAAGGCTGCGGAAGAGTTTGCACTGGCGCGCAAATATGCCTCGCGGCTCGATCTTCGCGCCGCCGCCTTGTCCGTGCCGGTGGGCACGCTGTCTGGTGGCAACCAGCAGAAGGTGGTGATCGGCAAGTGGCTGGCGACGCAGCCGAAGGTGATCATTCTGGACGAGCCGACCAAGGGCATCGATATTGGCTCCAAGGCTGCCGTCCATGGTTTCATCAGCGAGTTGGCGGCGGAGGGGCTGTCGATCATCATGATTTCATCAGAACTGCCGGAAATTCTCGGCATGTCCGACCGCGCCATCGTGATGCGCGAAGGGCTGATGGCGGGCACGTTCGAGCGGGCGGAATTTTCACCGGAAAAGCTGGTGCGCGCCGCCACAGGAAACGCGTGA
- a CDS encoding ABC transporter permease: protein MKTLLKNREWLLAGIIVLLIIGFSLRSPGFERPANLVNIFNDTSILIILALGQMTVILTKSIDLSVAANLAFTGMAVAMTNAAFPGIPLPFLIVMAVAIGAFLGSINGILVWWLGLPSIVVTLGTLTIYRGMAFVLSGGAWVNAHQMSPTFLNVPRTPILGMPVLSWVAILIIAGAWLVLSRTSFGRSAYASGGNPSAAVYAGIDVGRTRFLAFVLSGALAGLASYLWVSRYAVAYVDIAAGFELDSVAANVIGGISIAGGIGSVLGAVLGALLLGVIKNALPVIGISPFAQMAISGVVIVLAVVFNARAEAKKGRIILRDRAATEETKEAAA, encoded by the coding sequence ATGAAAACACTTTTGAAAAACCGCGAATGGCTGCTGGCAGGCATCATCGTTTTGCTGATCATCGGCTTTTCGCTGCGTTCTCCGGGCTTCGAGCGCCCGGCAAATCTCGTCAATATTTTCAACGATACGTCGATCCTGATCATTCTGGCACTGGGCCAGATGACGGTGATCCTGACGAAATCCATCGATCTTTCCGTTGCCGCCAATCTCGCCTTTACCGGCATGGCGGTGGCGATGACGAATGCGGCCTTTCCCGGTATTCCCCTGCCCTTTCTGATCGTCATGGCCGTCGCCATCGGCGCGTTTCTAGGGTCCATCAACGGTATTCTCGTCTGGTGGCTAGGCCTGCCCTCCATCGTGGTGACGTTGGGAACGCTAACGATCTATCGCGGCATGGCCTTCGTTCTCTCTGGCGGGGCATGGGTGAATGCACACCAAATGTCGCCGACCTTTCTCAACGTGCCGCGAACGCCGATCCTTGGAATGCCGGTGCTTTCATGGGTGGCGATCCTCATCATTGCGGGTGCCTGGCTGGTTTTGAGCCGCACATCCTTCGGGCGCTCGGCCTATGCGTCTGGCGGCAATCCGAGTGCGGCGGTCTATGCGGGTATCGATGTGGGGCGCACGCGGTTTCTGGCCTTCGTGCTGTCTGGCGCGCTGGCCGGGCTCGCGAGCTATCTCTGGGTCTCGCGCTATGCGGTGGCTTATGTGGATATCGCAGCCGGGTTCGAGCTGGATAGTGTCGCGGCGAATGTGATCGGCGGCATTTCGATTGCGGGTGGCATCGGCTCGGTTCTGGGTGCGGTGCTGGGCGCGCTGTTGCTCGGCGTCATCAAGAATGCGCTGCCGGTTATCGGCATTTCACCCTTTGCGCAGATGGCGATTTCCGGCGTCGTCATTGTGCTGGCCGTGGTGTTCAATGCGCGGGCCGAAGCCAAGAAGGGCCGCATCATTCTGCGGGATAGAGCGGCCACCGAAGAGACGAAGGAGGCCGCGGCATGA
- a CDS encoding ABC transporter permease — MVHPETQATARIIPDKLGTPFRRVMASWEVLLLGVAILIFIINSFASPYFLNAFNLSDATFNFTEKALIAFAMALLIIAGEIDLSVAAIIALASTAMGYAVQMGVGTPGLVAIGIGVGLACGAFNGFLVAGLKLPSIVVTIGTMSLFRGISYMVLGDQAFGKYPADFAYFGQGYVFWVISFEFVLFVVMAVIFAILLHATNFGRQVYVIGNNPFAARFSGIPVERVKFILFLLTGLISGIAAVCLTSRLGSTRPSIAQGWELEVVTMVVLGGVSILGGSGTIGGVVIAAFVMGLVTFGLGLLNVPGIVMSIFVGLLLIITIAIPIVVRRLRAMR; from the coding sequence ATGGTACACCCTGAAACGCAAGCGACAGCCCGCATCATTCCCGACAAGCTCGGCACGCCTTTCCGCCGTGTGATGGCAAGCTGGGAAGTGCTTTTGCTGGGCGTCGCGATCCTGATCTTCATCATCAATTCCTTCGCCTCGCCTTACTTCCTCAACGCCTTCAATCTTTCCGACGCGACCTTCAACTTTACCGAAAAGGCGTTGATTGCCTTTGCCATGGCGCTGCTGATCATCGCCGGAGAAATCGATCTTTCGGTGGCGGCCATTATCGCGCTTGCCTCCACCGCCATGGGCTATGCGGTGCAGATGGGTGTGGGAACGCCGGGACTGGTCGCTATCGGCATCGGTGTCGGGCTTGCCTGCGGTGCGTTCAACGGCTTTCTCGTGGCCGGGCTGAAGCTGCCCTCCATCGTCGTCACCATCGGCACGATGAGCCTGTTTCGCGGCATTTCCTATATGGTTCTGGGCGATCAGGCCTTCGGGAAATATCCGGCGGATTTCGCTTACTTCGGACAGGGTTACGTGTTCTGGGTGATCTCCTTCGAATTCGTCCTCTTCGTCGTCATGGCGGTGATCTTCGCCATCCTGCTGCATGCAACGAATTTCGGGCGGCAGGTCTATGTCATCGGCAACAATCCTTTTGCCGCCCGCTTTTCCGGCATTCCGGTGGAGCGCGTGAAGTTCATTCTGTTTTTGCTGACGGGTCTGATAAGCGGCATTGCCGCCGTTTGCCTCACCTCGCGGCTCGGCTCCACGCGACCTTCCATCGCGCAAGGTTGGGAACTGGAGGTCGTGACGATGGTGGTGCTGGGCGGCGTATCTATCCTTGGCGGTTCCGGCACCATAGGCGGCGTGGTGATTGCGGCCTTCGTGATGGGGCTTGTGACCTTCGGGCTGGGGCTTCTCAACGTGCCGGGCATCGTCATGTCGATCTTCGTCGGCCTGCTTCTGATCATCACCATCGCCATTCCAATCGTCGTTCGCCGCCTGCGGGCCATGAGGTAA
- the rhaM gene encoding L-rhamnose mutarotase, whose amino-acid sequence MPELEKHAFKMKLFAGRQAEYKKRHDEIWPELVALLHEAGVSDYSIHLDPETNILFGVLTRPKNHGMAALPEHPVMKRWWAHMADIMESNPDNSPVATDLVTLFHLP is encoded by the coding sequence ATGCCGGAACTTGAGAAACATGCCTTCAAGATGAAGCTCTTTGCGGGCAGGCAGGCCGAGTACAAAAAGCGTCATGACGAGATCTGGCCGGAGCTGGTGGCGCTGCTGCATGAGGCTGGGGTGAGCGATTATTCCATCCATCTCGACCCCGAAACCAATATCCTCTTCGGCGTGCTGACACGCCCCAAGAACCACGGCATGGCGGCGCTGCCCGAGCATCCGGTGATGAAACGCTGGTGGGCGCACATGGCCGACATCATGGAAAGCAACCCGGACAATTCCCCGGTCGCGACCGATCTCGTCACGCTGTTTCATCTGCCATGA
- a CDS encoding FGGY-family carbohydrate kinase, with product MSEAIRNVAVIDIGKTHAKLIVVDGASGEELASLRTANRVLSGPPYPHYDIDALWNFILEGLTAFSQAPGYQAISITTHGASAALIDAAGALALPVLDYEHAYPLDIQKNYAELRPAFRETYSPGLPIGLNLGAQLHYQKSAFHDAFAHVSAILTYPQYWAYRLTGIKASEATSLGCHTDLWRPDAGVFSSLPKRLGIDGLFPQVRSAFDRLGPVLPEIAGQIGIGSDMPVYCGLHDSNASLLPHLMVREGSFAVVSTGTWVVCFGVGASLEKLDPARDTLVNVDAFGKPVPSARFMGGREFEILTSGIGPVSPDALERACERVVMEGIIYLPSAVDGSGPFPGKAGYWLREPRDDAERYVAACLYAAMMTGTCLDLVGNSGPAIIEGPFAGNLVYAGALAAVTGAEVLVADGKSPSGTALGAALLATRHAPRQSYHPVKPLAGLSDYHVKWRGMVDAVQMKA from the coding sequence ATGAGCGAAGCCATCCGCAACGTCGCCGTCATCGATATCGGCAAGACGCACGCCAAGCTGATCGTGGTGGATGGCGCAAGCGGCGAGGAGCTTGCATCCCTCAGAACCGCCAACCGGGTTCTGAGCGGCCCGCCCTACCCGCATTACGATATAGACGCTCTGTGGAATTTCATTCTGGAAGGGCTGACTGCTTTCTCGCAAGCGCCCGGCTATCAGGCGATTTCGATCACGACCCATGGTGCGAGTGCCGCGCTGATCGATGCTGCGGGCGCGTTGGCGCTGCCGGTTCTGGATTACGAGCATGCCTACCCGCTGGATATCCAGAAGAATTATGCCGAATTGCGGCCAGCCTTTCGCGAAACCTATTCACCGGGTCTGCCCATCGGGCTCAATCTTGGCGCACAGCTGCATTATCAGAAGAGCGCTTTTCACGATGCCTTTGCGCATGTCTCGGCCATTCTCACCTATCCGCAATATTGGGCCTATCGGCTGACCGGCATCAAAGCCAGTGAGGCTACGTCGCTCGGGTGCCATACGGACCTTTGGCGGCCGGATGCGGGCGTGTTTTCGAGCCTGCCGAAACGGCTGGGCATCGACGGACTGTTCCCGCAGGTGCGGTCGGCTTTCGATAGGCTCGGGCCGGTCTTGCCGGAGATTGCAGGGCAGATCGGAATTGGCAGCGACATGCCGGTCTATTGCGGCCTGCATGATTCCAATGCATCGCTGCTGCCGCATCTGATGGTACGGGAAGGTTCCTTCGCCGTCGTTTCCACCGGAACATGGGTCGTCTGTTTCGGCGTCGGCGCTTCGCTGGAAAAGCTGGACCCGGCACGCGATACGCTGGTCAATGTCGATGCTTTCGGCAAGCCTGTACCTTCGGCCCGCTTCATGGGTGGGCGCGAGTTCGAAATATTGACCTCTGGCATTGGTCCGGTCTCGCCGGATGCGCTCGAGCGGGCGTGTGAGCGTGTCGTGATGGAAGGGATCATCTATCTTCCGAGCGCAGTCGATGGTTCGGGGCCGTTTCCGGGGAAAGCCGGGTACTGGCTACGTGAGCCAAGAGACGATGCGGAGCGGTATGTCGCGGCTTGCCTCTATGCGGCGATGATGACGGGCACATGCCTCGATCTGGTGGGGAATTCCGGACCTGCCATCATCGAAGGGCCTTTTGCTGGGAACCTTGTTTATGCGGGCGCACTGGCCGCCGTGACGGGTGCGGAAGTTCTGGTCGCGGATGGAAAAAGCCCTTCCGGCACGGCGCTGGGCGCAGCGCTTCTCGCCACCCGCCATGCCCCACGTCAGTCTTACCATCCGGTAAAGCCGCTTGCGGGATTATCGGACTATCACGTAAAATGGCGCGGCATGGTGGACGCCGTTCAGATGAAGGCCTGA
- a CDS encoding DUF2177 family protein has protein sequence MMQLLIAYITTAIVFFGIDFIWLSKLAVNFYKREIGGLMLAKPNFVAAGIFYLFYIAGIVYFAVAPALRDGNAGEALLSGAIFGFLAYGTYDMTNLSTLKGWTWRLCVVDIIWGTVLTGGAAIAGFFLTQAFI, from the coding sequence ATGATGCAACTCCTCATCGCCTACATCACCACAGCCATCGTCTTCTTCGGCATAGACTTCATCTGGCTGTCGAAACTCGCGGTCAACTTCTACAAGCGGGAGATCGGCGGTCTCATGCTGGCAAAGCCGAATTTCGTTGCAGCAGGTATCTTCTACCTCTTCTACATTGCCGGTATCGTCTATTTCGCCGTTGCGCCCGCGCTGCGGGATGGAAATGCTGGTGAAGCACTCCTTTCCGGCGCCATCTTCGGCTTCCTCGCCTATGGCACCTACGACATGACCAACCTCTCGACCCTAAAGGGCTGGACCTGGCGTCTTTGCGTCGTGGATATCATCTGGGGCACGGTGCTGACCGGCGGTGCCGCCATTGCTGGTTTCTTCCTCACTCAGGCCTTCATCTGA
- a CDS encoding ChrR family anti-sigma-E factor: MNIQHHMSDELLLDYASGSLAESWSLAVATHLALCPACRKRLAAMEMAGGALLSEIGPAEEVSDDQWQSMKARLRETPSPKPATASSSDVRMSVLPEPLRSYAGGDVDKLKWKPLGPGAYHFPIPTRDGEAQVRLLRIPAGKPVPEHTHGGRELTVVLSGCFRDGDDVFHRGDFEEADEDLTHQPIAGEGEDCICLAVTDAPLKFKSWIVRLVQPVLGI, encoded by the coding sequence ATGAATATTCAGCACCACATGAGCGACGAATTGCTGCTGGATTACGCATCCGGCAGCCTGGCCGAAAGCTGGAGCTTGGCCGTCGCCACGCATCTGGCGCTCTGCCCCGCTTGCCGCAAGCGTCTCGCCGCCATGGAAATGGCAGGTGGCGCGCTTCTAAGCGAGATTGGCCCAGCAGAAGAGGTTTCCGACGACCAGTGGCAATCGATGAAGGCCCGTCTTCGCGAAACACCATCGCCAAAACCAGCCACGGCTTCGTCTTCCGACGTGAGAATGTCCGTCCTGCCCGAACCCCTCCGCTCCTATGCGGGCGGTGATGTGGACAAGTTGAAATGGAAACCACTCGGCCCCGGTGCCTACCATTTCCCCATCCCGACGCGCGATGGTGAAGCGCAGGTTCGCCTGCTCCGCATCCCTGCGGGCAAGCCGGTGCCGGAACACACCCATGGCGGTCGCGAACTCACTGTTGTCCTTTCCGGCTGCTTCCGCGATGGCGACGACGTTTTCCACCGCGGCGATTTCGAAGAGGCGGATGAAGACCTGACCCACCAGCCGATCGCAGGCGAGGGGGAAGACTGCATCTGTCTCGCGGTCACGGACGCACCGCTCAAGTTCAAAAGCTGGATCGTGCGGCTGGTCCAGCCGGTTTTGGGGATTTGA
- a CDS encoding sigma-70 family RNA polymerase sigma factor, which yields MGETVQNNIEVELPGLLRAIASDRSVEAFETVFRYFGPRVRVYMLRQVRDAQAAEELMQETMMTVWNKAALFDPARGNVSAWIFRIARNLRIDAHRRDKRPEFDMNDPAFVADDAPPADAQMEEVQDAERLHRALAELPPEQRDLLKRSFFEEKSHSVIAQQLGLPIGTVKSRIRLAFAKLRTALESRT from the coding sequence ATGGGTGAAACGGTCCAGAACAATATCGAGGTCGAACTCCCCGGCCTGCTGAGAGCGATTGCTTCGGATCGAAGTGTCGAAGCATTCGAAACAGTCTTTCGATATTTCGGGCCACGCGTGCGGGTCTACATGTTACGGCAGGTGCGCGATGCACAGGCCGCCGAGGAACTGATGCAGGAAACCATGATGACGGTCTGGAACAAGGCCGCCCTCTTCGATCCGGCGCGGGGCAATGTCTCCGCCTGGATTTTCAGAATAGCCCGAAACTTGAGAATTGATGCGCATCGTCGCGACAAGCGCCCGGAATTCGACATGAACGACCCGGCCTTCGTGGCCGATGACGCGCCGCCTGCGGATGCGCAGATGGAAGAGGTTCAGGATGCCGAGCGCCTGCACCGCGCACTGGCGGAACTGCCGCCCGAGCAGCGGGACCTGCTGAAGCGCTCCTTCTTCGAAGAGAAATCCCATAGCGTCATTGCGCAGCAGCTTGGCCTTCCTATTGGCACGGTCAAATCGCGCATCCGGCTGGCATTCGCGAAACTCCGCACGGCGCTGGAGTCACGCACATGA
- a CDS encoding NAD(P)/FAD-dependent oxidoreductase — protein sequence MDLDVMNISARTEQGRTRRKVAVIGSGISGLSAAWLLDKSADVTLFEADSRLGGHANTVTVERPGKKPIAVDTGFIVYNEKNYPNLVALFAHLSVPTLETEMSFAASLHGGKLEYSGSGLGGLLGQKTNLLRPRFWKMVRDIMRFYKIAPDLLNDPALQGVSLGDYLDRNDYSDGFVDDHLLPMGAAIWSMTAKDMRDYPLQAFIRFFVNHGLVQLSGRPQWRTVKGGSREYVSRIMAEFRGTVVLDSRISGIKRTNEGVKILDRAGHLSMFDDVVIATHADQALSLLADADESEQSLLGAFQYTRNAAVLHSDARLMPDRRAVWSSWNYLSEPGAKGTEQLCVTYWMNKLQHLDEATLLFVTLNPSRPIDRAKIIQTFDYAHPLFNADAMEAQKTLWSLQGRRNTWFCGAHFGSGFHEDGIQSGLAVAEALGGVKRPWNVENESGRIFLTPVKERV from the coding sequence ATGGACCTTGATGTCATGAATATTTCGGCGCGGACAGAACAGGGGCGGACACGGCGCAAGGTCGCCGTCATCGGCTCCGGCATCTCCGGACTTTCAGCCGCTTGGCTGCTGGATAAATCCGCCGATGTGACGCTTTTCGAAGCCGATAGCAGGCTGGGCGGCCATGCCAACACGGTAACGGTGGAGCGCCCCGGTAAAAAGCCTATCGCCGTCGATACGGGCTTCATCGTCTATAATGAAAAGAACTACCCCAATCTCGTTGCGCTCTTTGCCCATCTGAGTGTGCCGACACTTGAGACAGAAATGTCCTTTGCCGCTTCCCTGCATGGCGGCAAGCTTGAATATTCGGGTTCCGGCCTCGGCGGTCTTCTTGGACAGAAAACCAATCTGCTGCGCCCGCGCTTCTGGAAGATGGTGCGCGATATCATGCGCTTCTACAAAATCGCGCCCGATCTGCTGAATGATCCGGCGCTGCAAGGTGTCAGCCTTGGTGATTATCTGGATCGCAACGATTACTCCGACGGCTTCGTGGATGACCATCTGCTGCCCATGGGTGCCGCCATCTGGTCGATGACGGCGAAGGATATGCGCGATTATCCGTTGCAGGCCTTTATCCGCTTCTTCGTCAACCATGGTCTGGTGCAGCTTTCCGGGCGTCCGCAATGGCGCACGGTGAAGGGTGGTAGCCGGGAATATGTATCGCGCATCATGGCGGAATTCCGGGGAACGGTGGTTCTCGACAGCCGAATTTCCGGCATCAAGCGCACCAATGAGGGCGTGAAGATACTGGATCGCGCCGGCCATCTCTCCATGTTCGACGATGTCGTGATCGCCACCCATGCGGATCAGGCGCTTTCGCTTCTGGCTGATGCGGACGAGAGTGAACAGTCTTTGCTCGGCGCTTTTCAATATACCCGCAACGCAGCCGTTCTGCACAGCGATGCGCGGCTGATGCCGGACCGGCGCGCGGTCTGGTCCAGTTGGAACTACCTGAGCGAACCGGGTGCGAAAGGCACGGAACAGCTTTGCGTGACCTACTGGATGAACAAGCTCCAGCATTTAGACGAGGCAACGCTGCTGTTCGTGACGCTCAACCCATCCCGTCCGATCGACCGGGCGAAGATCATCCAGACCTTCGATTATGCCCATCCGCTTTTCAATGCAGACGCGATGGAAGCGCAGAAGACGCTCTGGTCGCTGCAGGGCCGCCGTAATACGTGGTTCTGCGGCGCGCATTTCGGCAGTGGTTTTCATGAGGATGGAATTCAGTCGGGTCTGGCAGTTGCCGAAGCGCTTGGCGGCGTGAAGCGTCCGTGGAACGTCGAAAACGAATCCGGTCGTATCTTCCTGACACCGGTCAAGGAGCGCGTCTGA